The Thermodesulfobacteriota bacterium genome contains the following window.
TGATCCATGCGGTACAAGGGAAAAGGGACGGTAATTCATGCGGAAAGATATCATCAAGAAAGGATTGTCCATGAAAAAAGATGCCGATATTTCCGATATGGTAATTGTCGTTTCCACGTGACGGGGGAATTCGATGCTGATCAAGGAACGGGACAACCGCGACGCGGACATATTGGAGCTACGACGGCTTCTGGAGTACCCGATTACCGCCAAGCAGCGTTTCCTCATTGAGCGGGAGATCAAGTGCATCGACTCCGGCGCGCGAGGCGAAGAGAGTTCCGCATACTTCATTGATTTCCGGTGGCGCGACAGCAAGAACACTGCGATCATCCACGACTTGCGCTTGGAGTACCGGGGATTCGTCGCACAGATCGACCACCTGCTGATCAATCGCCTCCTCGACGTCTACGTACTTGAGTCTAAGAACTACTATTACGGGGTCAAGATCACTCCGGAGGAGGAGTTCCTCGTCTGGAATGGGAATACGTATCACGCCATCGAGTCTCCGATCGAACAGAATCAGCGCCACATCGATTTACTGGGAAGGATCTTCCAGCAGCCCGGATTCATGCCCACCCGTCTGGGTGTCCCCATTCCTGCGAACTTCCTGAGCTATGTCATGGTCGCGCCAAATAGCCGCGTTGATCGCCCGACAAAAGAGAAGTTCGATACGAGCATGGTGATCAAAGCGGATGGGCTCGGGGCGGCCATCGACAAGCGAATCGACGATACCTCTGCAGTGGTCGCGATTTCTTCCCTTACAAAGTTGGTGTCCCAAGAGACCCTGGAGAGCTTTGCTCGAAGATTAGTTCGCCTGCACCGACCTGCGAAGTTCGACTTTGCCGCCAAGTTCGGCGTTACCGTTCCGGACACACCGGACAAGGCATCACAGCCGGTCGTTGGTGTCGCGGATGTCGGTGCCGATGGCACCGTGGCGAAGGGGGAGACTGCCTGCGAAGCTTGCGGATCATCGGTGGATGGGAAGGTGGCCTATTACTGCCGCATCAACAAGAGGAAGTTTGGAGGGAAGATCCTCTGCCGCTCCTGCCAACAGAAGCCGGAAGCGCCAGCCACCACCTCGACCGTGTCGGTCGCCCTGGCCCCAGAAGGAAACCATATCGTTGGTTCCAGCGAGAAGAAAGGAACGTGTGGACGCTGTGGCGCAGCAGTTGATGGGAAGGTCGTCTACTTCTGTCGGATAAATAAGGAGAAATTTGCGGGGAAGGTGTTGTGCCGCCCGTGTCAGCAGGTTGGAGGTCCACCGGTTTCGTAAACATCCGTCAGGATCCCGTGAACGATATCGCACGAAGCGGCGGCGCGAGCGAAACTCCTGGGGGTACGTCGCTGGGGTAGCGGATAGCCCCGTTCCCCCCGCCTCCACCAAATCCCAACAGCACTCCTCCTGCCTTCCAGACCATCCGATTCGCCACGGCGCCCCGCATCGAACATAACTTGCGGGATGGCCCCGGATAAGTATAATCATGTTTAGACTAAACAGGATTATGCATATCGCATTCCATGGCGATGCCTTGACCGGAGGAGACCATGAAGTTCGTCGACCGGCAGGAGGAACTCGGATTCCTCGAGCGGGAATACGCGCAGCCGTCGTTCCGGTTCATCCCGCTTTACGGAAGGCGCCGGGTGGGCAAGACCCGGCTCGTCCGTGAGTTCATCACAAACAAACCGGCCATCTATTTCCTCGCGGATACCGTCGCCGAGCCGGAACAGCTTAAAAATCTCGGCAGATGCGTCGGGGAATATTTCAAGGACATGGTCCTTGCCGAGTCGGGCTTTCGCGACTGGGAGCAGTTTTTCCGGTATATCCGTGAAAAGAGCAAGCGGACGCGCCTGGTCCTCGCGATCGATGAATTCCCCTACCTCGTAAACGCCAACCGGGCCATCTCCTCGATTTTCCAAAAAGGGATCGACACGCACTTGAAGGACACGAAACTGTTCCTGATTCTTCTCGGTTCCAGCATCGGGAAGATGGAACGCGAGGTGCTTCTTTCGAAGGCGCCCCTCTACGGCCGCCGGACGGGCTCCCTGAAAATCGGGGAGCTCAAATTCGGAGCATTGAGAGAGTTCTTCCCGGAAGCGGACCTGGTGAAACGGGTGGCCATCTACGCCACATTCGGAACGGTGCCCGCCTACCTGGAACAGGTCAGGCCGAAGGAAAGCATCATTAGAAACATCGCCGAACTGATCCTTTCCCGGAATACCTACCTTCACAACGAGGTGGAGTTCCTCCTCCGGGAAGAGCTCCGCGAACCGCGGGACTACTACGTCATCCTCCGGGCGATCGCCCAGGGAAAGAGGAAGCTCTCAGAGATCATGAACGACACGGGGTTCGACAAGGCCCATCTCTCCCGTTATCTCGACATCCTGCGATCCCTGGGATTCGTCGAGAAAGAGGTTCCCGTCACTGAGAAGTCTCCCGACAAGAGCCGGCTCGGCTTGTATCGTCTGCGTGACAGATTCTTCGCGTTCTGGTTCAAGTACGTCCTGCCGAACCGCGGACGGCTCGAAATCGGCAACGAGGGCTACGTCCTCAAGCAAATCGAAGACTCATTCGACCGGCATGTGGGTGAAGCCTACGAAGCGATATCCCGGGAGATCTTCCTGGATTTGGCAAAGCAAGAGAAGATCCCGGTCACTTCCATCGGCCGCTGGTGGTCCAGGAATGAAGAGATCGACCTCGTGGCGCTTGACGAGGAAAGCAAAACGGCATGGTTCGGCGAGTGCAAGTGGACCGGGAAGAAGGTCGGAACGGACGTATACCAGGACCTTCGCAGGAAATCGGAACTGGTGGAGTGGCACGCCGGCAAGAGAAAGGAACGGTTCATCCTGTTAAGCCGCAGCGGCTTCACCCCCGCGATGCTCGACCTGGCAAAACGGGAGAAGGTGTTTCTTGTGGAGGGCGAAACCAAACTCCAGTGACCCGGGATCGGG
Protein-coding sequences here:
- a CDS encoding nuclease-related domain-containing protein; amino-acid sequence: MLIKERDNRDADILELRRLLEYPITAKQRFLIEREIKCIDSGARGEESSAYFIDFRWRDSKNTAIIHDLRLEYRGFVAQIDHLLINRLLDVYVLESKNYYYGVKITPEEEFLVWNGNTYHAIESPIEQNQRHIDLLGRIFQQPGFMPTRLGVPIPANFLSYVMVAPNSRVDRPTKEKFDTSMVIKADGLGAAIDKRIDDTSAVVAISSLTKLVSQETLESFARRLVRLHRPAKFDFAAKFGVTVPDTPDKASQPVVGVADVGADGTVAKGETACEACGSSVDGKVAYYCRINKRKFGGKILCRSCQQKPEAPATTSTVSVALAPEGNHIVGSSEKKGTCGRCGAAVDGKVVYFCRINKEKFAGKVLCRPCQQVGGPPVS
- a CDS encoding ATP-binding protein, whose translation is MKFVDRQEELGFLEREYAQPSFRFIPLYGRRRVGKTRLVREFITNKPAIYFLADTVAEPEQLKNLGRCVGEYFKDMVLAESGFRDWEQFFRYIREKSKRTRLVLAIDEFPYLVNANRAISSIFQKGIDTHLKDTKLFLILLGSSIGKMEREVLLSKAPLYGRRTGSLKIGELKFGALREFFPEADLVKRVAIYATFGTVPAYLEQVRPKESIIRNIAELILSRNTYLHNEVEFLLREELREPRDYYVILRAIAQGKRKLSEIMNDTGFDKAHLSRYLDILRSLGFVEKEVPVTEKSPDKSRLGLYRLRDRFFAFWFKYVLPNRGRLEIGNEGYVLKQIEDSFDRHVGEAYEAISREIFLDLAKQEKIPVTSIGRWWSRNEEIDLVALDEESKTAWFGECKWTGKKVGTDVYQDLRRKSELVEWHAGKRKERFILLSRSGFTPAMLDLAKREKVFLVEGETKLQ